aacattatttattgtgtaaatAGTCAATTAtagcattatttattgtgtacatagtcaattataacattatttattgtgtacatagtcaattataacattatttattgtgtacatagtacattataacattatttattgtgtacatagtacattttaacattatgtattgtgtacatagtacattataacattatttattgtgtacatagtcaagtataacattatttattgtgtacatagtacattataacattatttattgtgtacattgtacattataacattatttattgtgtgcatagtaaattataacattatttattgtgtacatagtaaatgataacattatttattgtgtacatagtaaattataacattatttattgtgtacatagtcaattataacattatttattgtgtacatagtcaattataacatttattgtgtacatagtcaactataacattatttattgtgtacatagtaaattataacattattttttgtgtacatagtaaattataacattatttattgtgtacatagtaaattataacattatttattgtgtacatagtcaattataacattatttattatgtacatagtaaattataacattatttattgtgtacatagtcaattataacattatttattgtgtacatagtcaattataacattatttattgtgtacatagtaaattataacattatttattgtgtatatagtaaattataagattatttgttgtgtacatagtaaattataagattatttattgtgtacatagtaaattttaacattatttattgtgtacatagtacattataacattatttattgtgtacatagtacattataacattatttattgtgtacatagtcaattataacattatttattgtgtacatagtacattataacattatttattgtgtacatagtacattttaacattatgtattgtgtacatagtacattatttattgtgtacatagtcaattataacatttattgtgtacatagtcaattataacattatttattgtgtacatagtcaagtataatattatttattgtgtacatagtcaagtataacattatttattgtgtacatagtaaattataacatttgttgtgtacatagtaaattataacattatttattgtgtacatagtcaattataacatttattgtgtacatagtcaattataacattttttattgtgtacatagtccattataacattatttattgtgtacatagtcaattataacattatttattgtgtacatagtaaattataacattatttattgtgtacatagtacattataacattatttattgtgtacatagtacattataacattatttattgtgtacatagtcaattataacattatttattgtgtacataatcaattataacattatttattgtgtacatagtacattataacattatttattgtgtacatagtacattttaacattatgtattgtgtacatagtacattataacattatttattgtgtacatagtcaattataacatttattgtgtacatagtcaattataacattatttattgtgtacatagtcaagtataacattatttattgtgtacatagtaaattataacatttgttgtgtacatagtaaattataacattatttgttgtgtacatagtaaattataacattatttgttgtgtacatagtaaattataacttgatttattgtgtacatagtcaattataacattatttattgtgtacatagtcaattacaacattatttattgtgtacataatcaattataacattatttattgtgtacatagtcaattataacattatttattgtgtacatagtcaattataacattatttattgtgtacatagtcaattataaaattatttattgtgtacatagtcaattatagcattatttattgtgtacatattcaattataacattatttattgtgtaaatAGTCAGTTAtagcattatttattgtgtacatagtaaattataacattatttattgtgtacatagtcaattataacatttactgtgtacatagtaaattataacattatttattgtgtacatagtcaattataacattatttattgtgtacatagtcaattacaacattatttattgtgtacatagtcaattataacattatttattgtgtacatagtaaattataacattatttattgtgtacatagtcaattataacattatctattgtgtacatagtcaattataacattatCTATTGTGTACAAAGTTAAtacattataacattatttattgtttacatagtaaattataacattatgtattgtgtacatagttaataatgacattatttattgtgtacatagtaaattataacattatttattgtgtacatagtcaattataacatttattgtgtacatagtcaattataacatttattgtgtacatagtaaattataacattatttattgtgtacatagtcaattataatatttattgtgtacatagtaaattataacattatttattgtttacatagtcaattataacattatttattgtgtacatagtcaattataacattattttttgtgtacatagtcaattataacattatttattgtgtacatagtaaattataacattatttattgtgtacatagtaaattataacattatttattgtgtacatagtcaattataacattatttattgtgtacatagtcaattataacattatttattgtgtacatagtaaattataacattatttattgtgtacatattcAATTATAACAttgtttattgtgtacatagtcaattataacattatttattgtgtacatagtcaattataacattatttattgtgtacatagtcaattataacattatttattgtgtacatagtcaattataacattatttattgtgtacatagtcaattataacattatttattgtgtacatagtcaattataacattatttattgtgtacatagttagtACATTTGACCAATATTAATTGTGTACAATTAGTAATGTGTACTAAGGCTTGGCCTGGTTTTAAAGGTATATAATCATAATTATAAGTGTTTGAAGACATTTAACTGCATTGTTTGGTTGATTGTCTCCATGGATTTTAAATGTCTGCAGACGAGAGCCAGGCGGCCGCCATGTCCAGCGTCAAGTCCGTCTTCAGCCGCAAGGCGGTGGTCCGCATGCAGCTGCTGAAGGAGGTGGTGGGCGCCGACTCCTACCGCGTCAACAACAAGTACGACCACACGCACACGCCGCTGGCCGTCGATGACATCATCCAGCGAGCGCAGGTCCTGATTGGCCAGGAGGTGTCCTACGACCTGCTGGGCAGCAACTGTGAGCACTTTGTCACCTTGCTGCGCTACGGCCAGGGAGTGTCCGAGCAGGTGTGTGTCAGGGGCCACACCCGCAACATTTATATATATCAACATACAGACTGTCAGGGGGCCACACTCAGAGCCACACCCGGaataattatatacatacatttatatatatcaaCATACAGACTGTCAGGGGCCACACCCGCaacaattatatacatacatttatatatatcaaCATACAGACTGTCAGGGGCCACACCCGCaacaattatatacatacatttatatatatcaaCATACAGACTGTCAGGGGCCACACCCGCaacaattatatacatacatttatatatatcaaCATACAGACTGTCAGGGGCCACACTCAGGGCCACACCCGCaacaattatatacatacatttatatatatcaaCATACAGACTGTCAGGGGCCACACTCAGGGCCCCACCCGCAGaaattatacatatacatttatatatatcaaCATACAGACTGTCAGGGGGCCACACTCAGGGCCACACCcgcaaaaattatatatatacatttatatatatcaaCATACAGACTGTCAGGGGGCCACATTCAGGGCCACACCCGCAAAaatcatatacatacatttatatatatatacatacagactgTCAGGGGCCACACTCAGGGCCACACCCgcaaaaataatatacatatatttatatatatcaacaTACAGACTGTCAGGGGGCCACATTCAGGGCCACACCCGCAAAaatcatatacatacatttatatatatatacatacagactgTCAGGGGGCCACACTCAGGGCCACACCCGcaaaaataatatacatacatttatatatatcaaCATACAGACTGTCAGGGGCCACACTCAGGGCCACACCCGCaacaattatatacatacatttatatatatcaaCATACAGACTGTCAGGGGCCACACTCAGGGCCACACCCGCaacaattatatacatacatttatatatatcaaCATACAGACTGTCAGGGGCCACACTCAGGGCCCCACCCGCAGaaattatacatatacatttatatatatcaaCATACAGACTGTCAGGGGGCCACACTCagggccacacccacaaaaattatatatatacatttatatatatcaaCATACAGACTGTCAGGGGGCCACATTCAGGGCCACACCcgcaaaaattatatatatacatttatatatatcaaCATACAGACTGTCAGGGGGCCACATTCAGGGCCACACCCGCAAAaatcatatacatacatttatatatatatacatacagactgTCAGGGGCCACACTCAGGGCCACACCCgcaaaaataatatacatatatttatatatatcaacaTACAGACTGTCAGGGGGCCACATTCAGGGCCACACCCGCAAAaatcatatacatacatttatatatatatacatacagactgTCAGGGGGCCACACTCAGGGCCACACCCGcaaaaataatatacatacatttatatatatcaaCATACAGACTGTCAGGGGCCACACTCAGGGCCCCACCCgcagaaattatatatatacatttatatatatcaaCATACAGACTGTCAGGGGGCCACACTCAGGGCCACACCcgcacaaattatatatatatacatttatatatatcaaCATACAGACTGTCAGGGGCCACACTCAGGGCCCCACCCgcagaaattatatatatacatttatatatatcaaCATACAGACTGTCAGGGGGCCACACTCAGGGCCCCACCCgcagaaattatatatatacatttatatatatatacatacagactgTCAGGGGGCCACACTCAGGGCCACACCCGcaaaaataatatacatacatttatatatatcaaCATACAGACAGTCAGGGGGCCACACTCAGGGCCACGCCCGCAAAAatgatatacatttatacatatcaaCATACAGACGGTTAATGAATTATAAGTCAATTACTGCCCTCATGTGGATTATATGTGTAATGCATCTGATCTGAAACAAATGACCTCGAGGACTCAAAGActtatgtatcacttatgatacattAGGCATTATAGAGTTAagtggtgtcccaatacttttgtccagatacTGTAGTGACGAACATCTTTTTGTTTGCATTGATGAGATTGTCTGTCATGGTTGCCAGGCAACAAGAGCCATGGGGGCCATCAGTTTGGTGACGGCGGCGGCGAGCGCCTTCTCTGTCCTGGGACTGATCAACACTCGATCCAGGAACAGACCCTTCTGACGTCCTCTAAAGATTCTTCTTTTACAAATCCCCTCGAGAAAGTCAAATGTCAGGCATCGGGAATAAAAACaaagttacaaaaaaataaaaaagtaatagttttgcctgtttttttgcaaatgttggtATTGTTGTGCTGGGAAAATTGTCGTCATTGAAGGATTTTGCCTGGAATTTGCTGATTATAATCAAAATATTGTCAAATATAACACGTtttacaaacatttaacaaagaaggttgtgtcacgttcaaacactgaggacatctattaaacaagacaaaaggcaaggaatcaaacagagacagaattcaattcggactcaatattgaggagagacatggccactgcactctctgtacagtcctgcaccacgctctgacgaagaaggttttcgtctcctcttttattcagatgttcaatgttcacgcaccaacatatgtcacagcaggaatgggaagtatgtaaaacagtcattgttttcggtctcattgaagaccaagaagaggatgtctcgggcttgggctcttcctggatccagctggggcaggtgttggaggacaatggataacccctcccgtctcctgaccacagcgacttcaagagggcagcgggtcgtaaatagcgttgacctcggttaccaaatagttggaagagagcttgtgaaatacttcaaagagagttcgtttaacgcttcaaagagagttcctctggaagttgagcagatcctgccatctgtccgtgttgaaatcacagtggagtttcacgagccttcttcctcttgttaggcctcgaaagacagcattcatcttcttatcaggaacataatgtaatacaatgtttcttttgtgataacttacaaacaattattccaacaggttgttttttggaactggaaaaattctcggttttcccgaaattccaggaattccgtaataccatttctcaattaaaaatgttactacttcaaaaacTCGACCAATTGgaagaattccaacaccaaccagtcaaactcattcagaacattacaATTGTTTacaattgcaacaacaaaaaatccctcttttccaggaattcccaaatttccatgaaattcccgttgaaaagaatgggacttttgattgattgattgattgaaacttttattagtagattgcacagtacagtacatattccgtacaattgaccactaaatggtaacaccccaatgagtccacgttaatcaattcctggtacaaatatatactatcagcataatacagtcatcacccaagttaatcatcagagtatatacattgaattatttacattatttacaatccggtgtTGTTTTGGTGcgcttttgaaggaggatagagatgcactttcttttacacctgttgggagtgcattccatattgatgtggcatagaaggagaatgagttaagaccttttttagatcggaatctgggtttaacgtggttagtggagctccccctggtgttgtggttatggtggtcatttacgttctggaagtagtttgacatgtacttcggtatcagggtgtagcggattttatagaccaggctcagtgcaagttgttttactctgtcctccacagtaacaatttcaacatagcagtgattaaaaatccctcattgacattatcattagacatttataaaataaaataaaatgaacaatagtgtcacagtggcttccacttgcatcgcatctcataagcttgacaacacaccagcagatgacatggcaccccaaaccatcactgatggtggaaactttacactagacttcaggcaacgtggatcctgtgcctctcctgtcttcctccagactctgggacctcgatttccaaaggaaatgcaaaatttgcatggttgggtgatggtttggggtgccatgtcatctgctggtgtcggtccactctgtttcctgagatccagggtcaacgcagccgtctaccagcaagttttagagcacttcatgcttcctgctgctgacctgctctatggagatggagatttcaagttccaacaggacttggcgcctgcacacagcgcaaaatatacccgtgcctggtttacggaccatggtatttctgttctaaattggcccgccaactcccctgaccttagccccatagaaaatctgtggggtattgtgaaaaggaagatgcagaatgccagacccaaaaacgcagaagagttgaaggccactatcagagcaacctgggctctcataacacctgagcagtgccagaaactcatcgactccatgccacgccgcattaacgcagtaattgaggcaaaaggagctccaaccaagtattgagtattgtacatgctcatatttttcattttcatacttttcagttggccaacatttctaaaaatcccttttttgtattagccttaagtaatattctaattttgtgacacacggaattttggattttcatttgttgccacttcaaatcatcaaaattaaatgaaataaacatttgaatgcatcagtctgtgtgcaatgaataaatataatgtacaagttacaccttttgaatgcaattactgaaataaatcaagtttttcaaaatattctaatttactggcttttacctgtatatatacattcatatacatacatatatatatatatatatacatacatatatatatatatatatatatatatatatatatatatatatatatatatatatatatatatatatatacacacacacacacatatatatatatatatatatatatatatatatatatatatatatatatatatatatatatatatatatatatgtatatatatatatctacatcctgaaaatatgcaaacaaaactgtgtttagataattgatacttcaaacttgcataaataaatcttaaggaatataacataacttggcttctgagagcttcaaaatgtaatgaataaaatgctaaagttgttgataaacaaacaattattttaataattaaatatggtcattttaaattaattattatgatcatttaaaattaattatttccaatatgtttattttagggcttcacggtggaagaggggttagtgcgtctgcctcacaatacgaaggtcctgagtagtcttgggttcaatcccgggctcgggatctttctgtgtggagtttgcatgttctccccgtgactgcgtgggtcccctccgggtactccggcttcctcccacttccaaagacatgcacctggggataagttgattggcaacactaaaattggccctagtgtgtgaatgggagtgtgaatgttgtccgtctatctgtgttggccctgcgatgaggtggcgacttgtccagggtgtaccccgccttccgcccgattgtagctgagataggctccatgcagcaccccccgcgaccccaaagggaataagcggtagaaaatggatggatggatgtttattttaatgtataattctatggctggatgtaataaggagtcagaaaaaatacaaataaaaatgcaattaatttttatgtttttagcaaaatatagtaaaaatgtatttagtttttttttaaattaataaataaaattatttataggtaaaataaatataataatacaatttatctctagtctggatgatttagtttttgtcaccctgtggtcctcactcaggtccgcatggagctggagggggcgtggcctccagctccgcctgaatttccggctgaaaatcgggagatttccgggagaatatttgtcctgggaggatTTCAGGAgagtcgctgaatttcgggagtctcccggaagattcgggagggttggcaagtatggtttatccatccatccatccattttctaccgcttattccctttggggtcgcggggggcgctggagcctatctcagctacaatcgggcggaaggcggggtacaccctggacaagtttagTATTTAGAAAATGGTGAATGTAAAATGTGCTGTCACTTCATTGCGCCTGTCACTCGACGACATGGAAATGTCGACcggttcaagatggcggccccgcggcTCGTCAGCGCCTATTGCGTGGTTTtatatgacgtcacgtccggctcacgtcGAACGCAatgaatatgcgtggtggtcaagctagcgccATATTTGTCCTCTCGCCAAGTAAACATGCCCTACGCTTGCGTGGTTTTCGGTTGTTCGAACCGTTCGAATCGCGAGAAGgacaaacgtttcttcagagtcccCCGGGAGGTCACCAAGGAGGGCGGGAGAGTGCAAGGTTTTCGGAAACGACGACGGGAAAAATGGCTGTCGAACATAGCACTGCAGTCCAAGGGAGCGGAGTCGAAGAACGCGCGCGTTTGCAGTGACCACTTCGTGAAAggtttgttttatatattttgatatacTTTACTCCTTTAGTCttgatattcttttttttttttttttttaccaagcagAAAGGCAGGGTCAAtgatactttgtcaggaaaggtACTTCTACATCTCCCCTCCTCGTACACACATGTGGACAAACATTAAATACCATTCAGTGAACCGACTTAAGATAAAGTATATTGCTCTAAGCCAGTGCATATGTTGATATTCTGCTGGTTGTAGTGGTATTATCTCgctgtttgctgcacagtagccatgttggtttggtgCCCCGCCATTTTCCTTcacttccgttcaaaagtcacGCGACTGAATACAAcacaaaaatgatgtggcgggccaaatgtgCCCTCTGGGGTCTTGAGTTTGCTTTAGAAAAGAGTCAACATAAACGTCTACGGTATTAGGGAAGACACAACAATACATATGTCGCTAATGTATCAGAACGGATTTATTTGCAGCCAGCGAGTGGCGCTGTTGAGCCCCCGCGCGGCTCATTGGAAAGCGAAGAAGATAAATCACGTgatgtctttttttctttcttctgaaCGCTAAGTATTatattcagtgttgggttagttactgaaaaccagtaactagttgcagttactagttactttatttcaaaagtaactcagttacttaccccAAAAAGTAATgctttactgtgaaaagtaactatttattaacctatttttatgggcttgtctctttgtgatgttaagttcctgttatacccatacttgccaaccttgagacctccgatttcgggaggtggggggcgggggcgtggttaagaggggaggagtatatttacagctagaattcaccaagtcaagtatttcatatatatatatatatatatatatatatatatatatatataagaaatacttgacgaaatactaagtcaagtatttcatatatatatatatatatatatatatatatatatatatatatatatatatatataagaaatacttgactttcagtgaattctagctataaatatatatttattttattatatatatataataaatacttgacgaaatactaagtcaagtatttcatatatatatatatatatatatatatatatatatatatatatatatatatatatatatatataagaaatacttgactttcagtgaattctagctataaatgtatatttattttattatatatatatatatatatatgtaagaaatacttgactttcagtgaattctagctataaatgtatatttattttattatttatatatatatatgtatatatatatatatatattagagatgcgcggataggcaattatttcatccgcaaccgcatcagaaagtcgtcaaccatccgcaatccacccgatctaacatttgatcagaaccgcatccgcccacacccgcccgttgttatatatctaatatagacgatgcaaggcattagtgaggttataaagcttttgcctgttaaagaaaggagactgatccaatgcagcagagacattcgcgtgccacgctgtcacgacccagacgcacaccagtgcgcaatcatatatccaggcgacggccgggtatatgggcccgacgctccagcgccatccattttcagggctagttgattcggcaggtgggttgttacacactccttagcgggttccaacttccatggccaccgtcctgctgtctatatcaaccagggtgagccccacccctttcgtgagcgcactgcgcgcggagtgacccctgttacgcgcccccggcaacaggggtggcgggcaggtaagctgcgcgggcggagcgcgcggagtgacccctgttacgagcccccggccacgggggtggcgggcaggtaagctgcttacctgctgcgcgtgacgcaggccgcggcgaaggcggacgaggcggggtgtcggtgcagtgggcgcggtggtgaccctggacgtgcgtcg
This is a stretch of genomic DNA from Nerophis lumbriciformis linkage group LG14, RoL_Nlum_v2.1, whole genome shotgun sequence. It encodes these proteins:
- the plaat1 gene encoding phospholipase A and acyltransferase 1; the protein is MDKQQHRSTMASNDPDPADPCDDPQPGDLIEIFRPAYQHWALYLGDGYIINLTPVDESQAAAMSSVKSVFSRKAVVRMQLLKEVVGADSYRVNNKYDHTHTPLAVDDIIQRAQVLIGQEVSYDLLGSNCEHFVTLLRYGQGVSEQATRAMGAISLVTAAASAFSVLGLINTRSRNRPF